In a single window of the Elaeis guineensis isolate ETL-2024a chromosome 6, EG11, whole genome shotgun sequence genome:
- the LOC105046496 gene encoding protein neprosin isoform X2, whose translation MKVHISMSHSLVGLFLVMTCLSCNMSKVWATTQQLEGRQHQKRSDKPIVKSIKSPDGDIIDCVHISHQPAFDHPLLENHTIQMRPSFYPLGLYDENNVESKMEPSSVPQLWHQKGRCPEDTIPIRRTKKAERYGKKRHRTIPNPTSAHPNQDDHRYEYAIIYTKGDVFYGAKGTINVWNPKVQEQDEYSTSQIWVIGGPREYLNAIEAGWHVMPSLYGDNKTRLFTFWTDPNTGNWWLQYGNRSPLGYWPSSLFSYLYDGASEVQWGGKVLNLNVNGQHTSTEMGSGHFSTDDARRASFIKNVQIVDRSNKLQTPPNGGEVMTQSACYDILNTYRGVFYYGGPGKNPNCP comes from the exons ATGAAGGTGCACATTAGCATGAGCCATAGCTTGGTGGGTCTATTTTTGGTGATGACCTGCTTATCATGTAACATGTCAAAGGTGTGGGCTACGACGCAACAGTTGGAGGGGCGGCAACACCAAAAGCGGTCGGATAAGCCTATCGTCAAGAGCATCAAG AGCCCGGATGGAGATATCATAGACTGTGTCCATATCTCTCATCAGCCAGCCTTTGATCATCCTTTACTCGAAAACCATACTATCCAG ATGAGGCCAAGTTTCTACCCATTAGGCCTATATGATGAGAACAATGTGGAGTCAAAGATGGAACCTAGTTCTGTACCTCAGCTTTGGCATCAAAAGGGGAGGTGCCCAGAGGACACCATCCCTATTAGGAGGACCAAAAAGGCCGAAAGATATGGAAAGAAGAGGCACAGGACGATCCCAAATCCCACTTCTGCGCATCCTAATCAGGATGACCATAGATATGAG TATGCGATTATTTATACAAAAGGGGATGTGTTCTATGGAGCAAAGGGAACCATAAATGTGTGGAACCCGAAGGTCCAAGAGCAAGATGAGTACAGTACATCTCAAATCTGGGTTATTGGGGGTCCTCGAGAATATCTCAATGCCATCGAAGCTGGCTGGCAT GTTATGCCAAGTCTGTATGGAGATAATAAAACAAGACTATTTACTTTCTGGACT GATCCAAATACGGGGAATTGGTGGTTGCAGTATGGGAATCGATCTCCATTGGGCTACTGGCCTTCATCCTTATTCTCTTATTTATATGACGGTGCCTCAGAGGTACAATGGGGAGGGAAGGTTCTGAACTTAAATGTAAATGGTCAGCACACCTCCACAGAGATGGGCAGTGGCCATTTCTCAACAGATGATGCTCGTAGGGCGAGCTTCATCAAAAACGTTCAAATAGTTGATCGCTCCAATAAACTTCAAACTCCTCCAAATGGTGGCGAAGTTATGACACAATCCGCATGCTACGATATATTAAACACCTACCGTGGTGTTTTCTACTATGGGGGTCCTGGTAAAAATCCCAATTGTCCATAG
- the LOC105046496 gene encoding protein neprosin isoform X1, with the protein MKVHISMSHSLVGLFLVMTCLSCNMSKVWATTQQLEGRQHQKRSDKPIVKSIKSPDGDIIDCVHISHQPAFDHPLLENHTIQMRPSFYPLGLYDENNVESKMEPSSVPQLWHQKGRCPEDTIPIRRTKKAERYGKKRHRTIPNPTSAHPNQDDHRYEYAIIYTKGDVFYGAKGTINVWNPKVQEQDEYSTSQIWVIGGPREYLNAIEAGWHVMPSLYGDNKTRLFTFWTIDNSESIGCYNLLCSGFVQVNKEIALGATIYPISSYDGPQYAITLLIWQDPNTGNWWLQYGNRSPLGYWPSSLFSYLYDGASEVQWGGKVLNLNVNGQHTSTEMGSGHFSTDDARRASFIKNVQIVDRSNKLQTPPNGGEVMTQSACYDILNTYRGVFYYGGPGKNPNCP; encoded by the exons ATGAAGGTGCACATTAGCATGAGCCATAGCTTGGTGGGTCTATTTTTGGTGATGACCTGCTTATCATGTAACATGTCAAAGGTGTGGGCTACGACGCAACAGTTGGAGGGGCGGCAACACCAAAAGCGGTCGGATAAGCCTATCGTCAAGAGCATCAAG AGCCCGGATGGAGATATCATAGACTGTGTCCATATCTCTCATCAGCCAGCCTTTGATCATCCTTTACTCGAAAACCATACTATCCAG ATGAGGCCAAGTTTCTACCCATTAGGCCTATATGATGAGAACAATGTGGAGTCAAAGATGGAACCTAGTTCTGTACCTCAGCTTTGGCATCAAAAGGGGAGGTGCCCAGAGGACACCATCCCTATTAGGAGGACCAAAAAGGCCGAAAGATATGGAAAGAAGAGGCACAGGACGATCCCAAATCCCACTTCTGCGCATCCTAATCAGGATGACCATAGATATGAG TATGCGATTATTTATACAAAAGGGGATGTGTTCTATGGAGCAAAGGGAACCATAAATGTGTGGAACCCGAAGGTCCAAGAGCAAGATGAGTACAGTACATCTCAAATCTGGGTTATTGGGGGTCCTCGAGAATATCTCAATGCCATCGAAGCTGGCTGGCAT GTTATGCCAAGTCTGTATGGAGATAATAAAACAAGACTATTTACTTTCTGGACT ATCGATAATAGTGAATCAATAGGCTGCTACAACCTACTTTGTTCTGGGTTCGTTCAAGTCAACAAGGAAATAGCTTTGGGTGCTACCATCTACCCAATTTCTAGCTATGATGGTCCTCAGTATGCAATCACTCTGCTTATCTGGCAG GATCCAAATACGGGGAATTGGTGGTTGCAGTATGGGAATCGATCTCCATTGGGCTACTGGCCTTCATCCTTATTCTCTTATTTATATGACGGTGCCTCAGAGGTACAATGGGGAGGGAAGGTTCTGAACTTAAATGTAAATGGTCAGCACACCTCCACAGAGATGGGCAGTGGCCATTTCTCAACAGATGATGCTCGTAGGGCGAGCTTCATCAAAAACGTTCAAATAGTTGATCGCTCCAATAAACTTCAAACTCCTCCAAATGGTGGCGAAGTTATGACACAATCCGCATGCTACGATATATTAAACACCTACCGTGGTGTTTTCTACTATGGGGGTCCTGGTAAAAATCCCAATTGTCCATAG